The genome window CTTTGACTATCAAATACTGCAAGGAGCGAACAGCCTTCGGAAAACCTCTCTCGAAGTTCCAGAACACCCAGTTTGAGATCGTCGAGATGGCAACCGAGGTGAAACTGGGGAGAACGTTCATCGACAAGCTGATTGCCGACCATATGGAAGGTAAGGAAATCGTGGTTGATGTCTCGATGGCCAAGTACTGGACGACGGAGATGGCTTCCCGGGTTGCCGACCGCTGCGTGCAGCTTTTTGGGGGCTATGGTTACTGCGAGGAATACCCGATCGCCCGCGCCTGGCGCGATATCCGGGTAACCAGGATATTCGCGGGAACCAACGAGATCATGAAGGTTATCGCCGCCCGTTTCATGGGGCTGTAGAAAATTGCCAAGGAGAAAAAGATGGCAGGACCATTGAAAGGACTGAAGATTCTCGATTTTACCACGCTGCTGCCGGGGCCGTTCGCAACCATGACCCTGGCCGACCTCGGCGCGGATGTTCTACAGGTTGTCTCCGGCTCCAGACCGGATCTGACCGCGTTCTGGCCGCCTTTTATCCCAGGGACAAAACTCTCCGCCGCCACGGCGATGCTCGGCAGGGGAAAGCGTTCCCTGACGCTGAATCTTAAGGATAAACGGGCTGCCGCGATTGTAGAAAAGCTGATCGCCGAATACGATATCGTTATTGAACAGTTCCGTCCTGGCGTGATGGCGCGGCTGGGGCTCGATTACGAAACGCTCTGCCGGGCAAATCCCGCGCTTATCTACTGTTCGCTCACCGGCTACGGCCAGACGGGACCGATGAAAGACAGGGCGGGGCATGACATCAACTACCTGTCCCGTGCCGGAGTCATGTCATATTCAGGCAGGAAAGAAACGGGGCCGACGCTAACGGGAATGCAGATCGCGGACGTCGCATCCGGCTCGAACAACGCGATTATCGGCATTCTGGCTGCGGTTATCCATCGCGAACGAGTCGGCGAAGGGCAGCATATCGACGTCTCGATGACCGACGGCGTCGTCGCCTTCAACACCTTTGCCGGGACTGCTTTTCTTGCCGGCGGACAGGAACCTGGCATGGAAACTGAACTCCTCAACGGCGGCTCCCTTTACGATTTTTACGAAACCAGCGACGGAAAATATCTCTCTTTCGGCGGGTTGGAGCCGCAGTTCTTCTCGGCCTTTTGCGCAGTCATCGGCCGTCCCGATCTGATTCCTGGCGGGGTAGCCCCAGCGGAGCTGCTAAAAATTAAAGAGGAAGTGCAGGCGATTATCAAAACCAAAAGCAGGGACGAGTGGTGCGCCCTCTTTGCGAAGACGGATGCCTGTGTCGAGCC of Syntrophales bacterium contains these proteins:
- a CDS encoding CoA transferase, coding for MAGPLKGLKILDFTTLLPGPFATMTLADLGADVLQVVSGSRPDLTAFWPPFIPGTKLSAATAMLGRGKRSLTLNLKDKRAAAIVEKLIAEYDIVIEQFRPGVMARLGLDYETLCRANPALIYCSLTGYGQTGPMKDRAGHDINYLSRAGVMSYSGRKETGPTLTGMQIADVASGSNNAIIGILAAVIHRERVGEGQHIDVSMTDGVVAFNTFAGTAFLAGGQEPGMETELLNGGSLYDFYETSDGKYLSFGGLEPQFFSAFCAVIGRPDLIPGGVAPAELLKIKEEVQAIIKTKSRDEWCALFAKTDACVEPVLSLAETLADPQTWERGMVIETPLPGGKTIKQIGHPIRYSATPPEYGPAGSPAGTHTQEVLSSIGYQEAEIEEFARTGLFA